In a single window of the Bacteroidota bacterium genome:
- a CDS encoding RluA family pseudouridine synthase, producing MKPTEIHIVPNIPSPVRLQEYGVGIFNAVFTKSALKKAIKKKFVMVNDAIASSATLINGGECISLSIPKEVSPNKKLVFQLKVLFEDDYFAVIHKPAGILVSGNSFKTVANALAQNIQRSNLPDATKPQPVHRIDYATTGILLVGKTSSSIRALNKIFEDKKVEKTYYAVTIGEMKDRGEITSEIEGKKSQSNYKLIESVSSKRFGKLNLVKLKPQTGRRHQLRKHLSGIDNPILGDKEYGIDNLILGGKGLYLHAYSLDFVHPFTNKRIYFKDEIPQKFKKIFSSNMLKLLPTPENIKTS from the coding sequence ATCAAACCAACAGAAATACATATTGTTCCTAATATACCTTCTCCAGTTCGACTACAGGAATATGGTGTCGGTATTTTTAATGCAGTTTTTACGAAATCAGCACTAAAAAAAGCGATAAAGAAAAAGTTCGTAATGGTTAATGATGCTATTGCAAGTTCGGCTACATTAATAAATGGAGGTGAGTGTATAAGCTTATCCATTCCAAAAGAAGTCAGCCCGAATAAGAAACTGGTATTTCAGCTTAAAGTTTTATTTGAAGATGATTATTTTGCAGTGATTCATAAACCTGCTGGTATTTTGGTTAGCGGCAATAGCTTTAAAACCGTTGCCAATGCCTTAGCTCAAAACATTCAACGAAGCAATCTTCCTGATGCAACAAAACCTCAGCCTGTTCATCGCATAGATTATGCAACCACAGGTATTTTATTGGTTGGAAAAACGAGTAGTAGTATTCGTGCTTTAAATAAAATTTTTGAGGATAAAAAGGTTGAGAAAACATATTATGCAGTTACTATTGGCGAAATGAAGGATAGAGGAGAAATAACTTCAGAAATAGAAGGTAAGAAATCACAATCGAACTATAAATTAATAGAGTCTGTTTCCTCAAAAAGATTCGGCAAACTCAATTTGGTTAAATTGAAACCTCAAACAGGCCGAAGGCATCAATTGCGAAAACATCTGTCCGGTATAGATAATCCAATATTGGGAGATAAAGAATATGGAATTGACAATTTAATTTTAGGTGGCAAGGGTTTGTATTTGCATGCCTATTCGTTAGATTTTGTACATCCATTTACAAACAAACGAATCTATTTCAAAGATGAAATTCCTCAAAAGTTTAAGAAAATATTTAGTTCAAATATGCTGAAACTTTTGCCAACACCTGAGAATATAAAAACATCGTAA